The following coding sequences are from one Streptomyces sp. NBC_01232 window:
- a CDS encoding tetratricopeptide repeat protein encodes MDAAVLDRRTRMHDECIPPDLIDRLLALGHTEAVRGLAVAEDGDWFCARAWARLLAGRAELDEALAVLAPYVGTGWWTAAAEAARLLDEGGRGAEAIALVRPFVTAGERFALCDLALLLARHGKGEEAYALLLPHIADWLAAEALVEVGIGLGRDEEVAALLEARIAPGLPCTRCGSQECAERNPQPSNAVTLLASVREGQGRTDEAIEVLRTHGSAPVNDCDPLAELLVRHDRIDELRAYAAGEDREEAVRRLAELLEARGDVAGAVEVYRRYSEHDDWHAPVLLAQLLARHGRGDEAIEVVRAMGGADDWILHLLCELFAAEGRAEEGLAHLDALKARRGAEEWELFRLRGPLMAACGRLDEAVEEACAHPEGGGPYAVQSVARLLADAGRPEEAVALLDTDRPGHRRVLAPLLVELGRVEEAVALLRTPRPAVRPPEPVGHSDCPPF; translated from the coding sequence ATGGACGCTGCCGTACTCGACCGCCGGACCCGGATGCACGACGAGTGCATACCGCCGGACCTCATCGACCGTCTCCTGGCCCTCGGCCACACCGAAGCGGTCCGCGGGCTGGCCGTGGCGGAGGACGGTGACTGGTTCTGCGCCCGCGCCTGGGCGCGCCTGCTCGCCGGCCGGGCCGAGCTCGACGAAGCCCTCGCGGTGCTGGCCCCGTACGTCGGGACGGGCTGGTGGACGGCGGCCGCCGAGGCGGCCCGGCTGCTGGACGAGGGAGGCCGGGGCGCGGAGGCCATCGCGCTCGTCCGCCCCTTCGTGACCGCGGGGGAGCGGTTCGCCCTGTGCGACCTGGCCCTGCTGCTGGCCCGGCACGGAAAGGGCGAGGAGGCGTACGCGCTGCTCCTGCCGCACATCGCGGACTGGCTCGCCGCCGAGGCCCTGGTCGAGGTGGGCATCGGTCTGGGCCGGGACGAGGAGGTGGCTGCGCTGCTGGAGGCCCGGATCGCACCGGGCCTTCCGTGCACGCGGTGCGGCAGCCAGGAATGCGCGGAACGGAACCCGCAGCCGTCCAACGCGGTAACCCTGCTGGCGTCCGTCCGCGAGGGCCAGGGCCGTACGGACGAGGCCATCGAGGTGCTGCGCACGCACGGCTCCGCCCCGGTCAACGACTGCGACCCGCTGGCCGAACTGCTGGTGCGGCACGACCGGATCGACGAGCTGCGCGCGTACGCGGCGGGCGAGGACCGCGAGGAAGCCGTCCGTCGTCTGGCCGAACTGCTGGAGGCCCGGGGGGACGTGGCGGGCGCGGTCGAGGTCTACCGGCGGTACTCGGAGCACGACGACTGGCACGCCCCGGTACTGCTCGCGCAGCTGCTCGCCCGGCACGGGCGGGGTGACGAGGCCATCGAGGTGGTCCGCGCGATGGGCGGTGCCGACGACTGGATCCTGCACCTGCTGTGCGAGCTGTTCGCCGCCGAGGGCCGCGCCGAGGAGGGGCTCGCACACCTGGACGCGCTCAAGGCCCGGCGGGGCGCGGAGGAATGGGAGCTGTTCCGGCTGCGGGGCCCGCTCATGGCCGCCTGCGGCCGGCTGGACGAGGCGGTGGAGGAGGCCTGCGCCCATCCCGAGGGCGGGGGTCCGTACGCGGTGCAGAGCGTGGCCCGTCTGCTGGCCGATGCCGGACGCCCGGAGGAGGCCGTCGCCCTCCTGGACACGGACCGCCCGGGCCACCGACGGGTCCTCGCCCCGCTGCTGGTGGAGCTGGGCCGGGTCGAGGAGGCCGTAGCGCTCCTTCGGACGCCGCGCCCCGCCGTCCGCCCGCCCGAGCCGGTGGGCCACAGCGACTGCCCCCCGTTCTGA
- a CDS encoding alpha/beta fold hydrolase, which yields MPDNANRTRARRDVGRYVNDTLRDRYFAASDVLYAMGAPVRSETDVETSFGTTHVYRYGPDDPAAESRTPVVLIHGAGYCSAMWYPNTPALSAERPVYALDTPGDAGRSVHREPMWQPERAAQWLDEALDALGLDRVHLVGSSYGGWLVLNQAHRRPDRLASVTLLDPGGLEKVGLRFFAWVFVSLFASFAPKALRPRLAAWLEQPVIVVPELRRWVQVGARAFRIRRPAPRPLAEEALRSIRTPLYLVLGRRSLLVHPKRQLERVPRLIPGARAEIVAATGHGPQIDHPDLVNARMLSFMDDIDSLAPAEA from the coding sequence GTGCCTGACAACGCCAATCGAACCCGCGCACGCCGCGACGTCGGCCGCTACGTGAACGACACCCTGCGCGACCGGTACTTCGCCGCCAGCGACGTGCTCTACGCGATGGGCGCACCCGTCCGCTCCGAGACGGACGTCGAGACGAGCTTCGGCACCACGCACGTCTACCGGTACGGACCCGACGACCCGGCGGCGGAGTCCCGTACGCCGGTCGTCCTGATCCACGGCGCGGGCTACTGCTCCGCCATGTGGTACCCCAACACCCCCGCGCTCAGCGCCGAACGCCCCGTCTACGCCCTCGACACCCCCGGCGACGCCGGCCGCAGCGTCCATCGTGAGCCCATGTGGCAGCCCGAGCGTGCGGCGCAGTGGCTCGACGAGGCCCTGGACGCACTGGGCCTCGACCGGGTCCACCTCGTGGGCTCCTCCTACGGCGGCTGGCTCGTCCTCAACCAGGCCCACCGCCGTCCCGACCGGCTGGCCTCCGTCACCCTCCTCGATCCGGGCGGCCTGGAAAAGGTGGGCCTGCGCTTCTTCGCCTGGGTGTTCGTCAGCCTCTTCGCCAGCTTCGCGCCCAAGGCACTGCGCCCGCGCCTCGCCGCCTGGCTGGAGCAGCCGGTCATCGTCGTGCCCGAGCTGCGCAGGTGGGTGCAGGTGGGCGCCCGCGCCTTCCGGATCCGGCGCCCCGCGCCCCGGCCACTGGCCGAGGAGGCCCTGCGCTCCATCCGCACCCCGCTCTACCTGGTCCTCGGCCGGCGGAGCCTGCTCGTCCACCCCAAGCGGCAGCTGGAACGAGTACCGCGGCTGATACCCGGCGCCCGCGCCGAGATCGTCGCCGCCACCGGCCACGGACCCCAGATCGACCACCCCGACCTGGTCAACGCCCGGATGCTGAGCTTCATGGACGACATCGACTCCCTCGCCCCCGCCGAAGCCTGA
- a CDS encoding TetR/AcrR family transcriptional regulator encodes MPKRVDHEERRAQIAEALIQVAGRRGLHSVGMRDVAAEAGVSLRLVQYYFETKEKLLFYGLQHLTDRFTARVGERLRAAGPNPGPRATIEALLLASLPTDEESRTFHLLYSSYSILSVTDETLAAQPFIDNPDAAENALAGLLRQAQESGLADPGVDARTEAISLLAMTATMGTSILVGQRTPESAVAVLHHHLDRIFTPARPAASPDTR; translated from the coding sequence ATGCCTAAGCGCGTGGACCACGAGGAACGGCGGGCCCAGATCGCCGAGGCGCTCATCCAGGTGGCCGGGCGGCGCGGACTGCACTCCGTCGGCATGCGCGACGTGGCGGCGGAGGCGGGGGTGTCACTGCGGCTCGTGCAGTACTACTTCGAGACCAAGGAGAAGCTGCTCTTCTACGGACTCCAGCACCTCACCGACCGGTTCACCGCGCGCGTGGGCGAGCGCCTGAGGGCCGCCGGCCCGAACCCCGGACCGCGCGCGACCATCGAGGCGCTGCTCCTGGCCTCCCTCCCCACCGACGAGGAGAGCCGCACCTTTCACCTCCTCTACAGCTCGTACTCGATCCTGTCCGTGACCGACGAGACCCTCGCCGCCCAGCCGTTCATCGACAACCCGGACGCGGCGGAGAACGCCCTCGCCGGACTGCTCCGTCAGGCACAGGAGAGCGGCCTGGCCGACCCCGGCGTCGACGCGCGCACGGAGGCGATCAGCCTGCTCGCCATGACGGCGACCATGGGCACCAGCATCCTCGTCGGCCAGCGCACGCCCGAGTCGGCCGTCGCGGTGCTCCACCACCACCTCGACCGGATCTTCACCCCGGCCCGGCCCGCGGCGTCCCCCGACACCCGATAG
- a CDS encoding glycosyltransferase family 2 protein has protein sequence MTFHHLPQPPSDEELYWYFGPQRRWVLVSTSLAFVFTAATMFTFALRTPALWAFLAVLGLNVVALVLSSVNSLRQRRLTRPSHEVLVHAWQPAVLPGVDLYLPTCGEPLDVLGNAYRAVAAVDWPGALTVWVLDDADRPEVAALAASYGYEYVVRPDRGHLKKAGNLNHALTLSSAEFIAILDADFAPRPDFLRHLVPYLADPAVGIVQSPQCFDTDESMGWIQRAAGSAQEWFFRWIQPSRDASDAAICCGSNAVYRRSAIDLAGGFARLDHSEDLYTGLALHERGFRTLYVPVLVAKGTSPDEVASFVNQQYRWAMGNLHLLGTPVLHRMRAPWRMRLCFYEGIVGYLTTAVNTFAAPLPPLVMMFWYPDHIRPWHVLPLLAPLWLWHVLLPRISRTRWRVEVIRANVLTSVAAAAAFVHTLRGRSAAWVPTGARSTAAPGGMARRVIAVSLVWLVLSNGAAAAGLVLAVAGHGWEPNWGLLLYLLVQCQINVPLIRDLVAELYPAAGPVRARVRDALRSRTGMLPRRWPETVAASAVLLLTGLLASGWVDPMLPWLS, from the coding sequence ATGACCTTTCATCATCTTCCTCAACCACCTTCCGACGAGGAGCTCTACTGGTACTTCGGACCGCAGCGCCGCTGGGTCCTGGTCAGCACCTCGCTCGCCTTCGTTTTCACGGCGGCGACCATGTTCACCTTCGCCCTGCGAACGCCCGCACTGTGGGCGTTCCTCGCCGTCCTCGGCCTCAACGTCGTGGCCCTCGTGCTCTCCTCCGTCAACAGCCTGCGCCAGCGCCGGCTCACCCGACCGTCCCACGAGGTGCTCGTCCACGCCTGGCAGCCCGCCGTACTGCCCGGCGTCGACCTCTACCTGCCGACCTGCGGCGAGCCCCTCGACGTCCTGGGCAACGCCTACCGGGCGGTCGCGGCCGTCGACTGGCCCGGCGCGCTGACCGTCTGGGTCCTGGACGACGCAGACCGCCCCGAGGTCGCCGCGCTGGCCGCCTCGTACGGTTACGAGTACGTCGTACGGCCCGACCGGGGCCATCTGAAGAAGGCCGGCAACCTCAACCACGCGCTCACCCTGAGCAGCGCGGAGTTCATCGCGATCCTGGACGCCGACTTCGCGCCGCGGCCGGACTTCCTGCGCCACCTCGTGCCGTACCTGGCCGATCCCGCCGTCGGCATCGTGCAGAGCCCCCAGTGCTTCGACACCGACGAGAGCATGGGATGGATCCAGCGGGCCGCCGGCTCCGCGCAGGAGTGGTTCTTCCGCTGGATCCAGCCGTCCCGGGACGCGAGCGACGCCGCGATCTGCTGCGGCAGCAACGCCGTGTACCGGCGCAGTGCGATCGACCTCGCGGGCGGCTTCGCCCGGCTCGACCACAGTGAGGACCTGTACACCGGACTCGCCCTCCACGAGCGGGGATTCCGCACGCTGTACGTACCGGTGCTCGTCGCCAAGGGCACCTCGCCCGACGAGGTCGCCTCCTTCGTGAACCAGCAGTACCGGTGGGCAATGGGCAACCTCCACCTGCTCGGGACCCCCGTGCTGCACAGGATGCGCGCGCCCTGGCGGATGCGCCTGTGCTTCTACGAGGGCATCGTCGGCTATCTGACCACCGCGGTGAACACCTTCGCGGCGCCGCTGCCGCCGCTGGTCATGATGTTCTGGTACCCGGACCACATCCGGCCCTGGCACGTGCTGCCGCTGCTCGCCCCGCTGTGGCTGTGGCACGTGCTGCTGCCAAGGATCAGCCGGACCCGCTGGCGCGTGGAGGTCATCCGGGCGAACGTCCTGACGAGCGTGGCCGCCGCGGCTGCTTTCGTGCACACCCTGCGGGGCCGCAGCGCCGCCTGGGTGCCCACCGGCGCGCGGAGCACGGCGGCCCCGGGCGGGATGGCCCGCCGGGTGATCGCCGTCTCGCTCGTCTGGCTCGTCCTGTCCAACGGCGCCGCCGCCGCGGGGCTCGTGCTGGCCGTGGCCGGCCATGGCTGGGAGCCCAACTGGGGGCTGCTCCTCTACCTCCTCGTGCAGTGCCAGATCAACGTGCCGCTGATCCGGGACCTGGTGGCCGAGCTCTACCCGGCCGCGGGGCCGGTGCGCGCCCGGGTGCGCGACGCCCTGCGCTCGCGCACCGGCATGCTGCCGCGCCGCTGGCCCGAGACCGTCGCCGCCTCCGCGGTCCTCCTGCTCACCGGCCTGCTGGCATCGGGGTGGGTCGACCCGATGCTTCCCTGGCTGAGTTGA